The Deinococcus fonticola nucleotide sequence TTAAACCTTTTCACGCCGCCCTGAACGGCGGGTTCAAGGGTCTGGTCGCCCTGCTGGGTCACGGCTGCACGGAAGCGGAAGAGGCGCGGGTCTACCGCAGACATGTCCTTCATGGCGTCCGCTGGCGTATCGGGGGTCATGATCATGCCAGGCGGCATGATGGCACTCCCGACCTCGTGCGCGGCAATATTGACGTTCACCTTGGTGGCAGGCCAGGTCATGCCGAGGAGCAGGAGCAATCCACTGATGAGGCCCACCGACAGCAGTTGAGGGCGAGTGACATTAGGTTGCATCTGGTGACCTTCGTGGCCCATAGCGGCGTGATCGGGACTGCTGGCAGTTGCCTGCTCAGGCGGTGTGCCATGTCCCATGTGGGCGTGCGCCTGAGTAACCTGAACGTGTGCGGCGTGCTCTGCATGGTTCATCTGGGCATGATCCTGCTCAGGCATGTGGTGACCCGCATGGGACGCTGAACCCGCCGCTTCGTGTCCCTGGGGTGCTTGCACTACTTTGCCCTGCGAACGGTTCAGGTGGTTTACGTTCTGCGGTTCCAGAGGTTGACTTGGGACATCAAAACGACTTCCTGAGGGGCGCTCGGTCATCAGGCCGTGTTTCATGTTGCGCGAGACCATCCAGACATTCACCGGGTAGGCCAGCGCGAACCCGGCGATCACGCCCAGGCTCATCACGGCCCAGAAGAGCGGCTCAGTGGGCTGCATGGCCCGCATATCCCGCCCCATCATCAGAAAGACCATCACGGGGGCCATTCCAGCCATCATGAAATTCATCGAAATCAGTTCGGGCAGGAAGGAACGTTTTACATTTTCCCAGTAGCTGCCGCCCATCGAACTTTTCATGAACAGCGCCTGAAACACGAACAGGCCCACCATGAAGCCCGCCAGATACTCCACCACCAAATCCCACTTCATCGGCAGGCCCAGTGAAATCACGATCAGCGCCGCGAGAATAATCCCGGTGGCGTCCCCGGCCACGCAGTGCATGGTGCTGCCCACGCCCTGCTTCCAGAGGGGCCGGGTGAACTGCTCGTGCGTGCCGGGTTTGGGTTCCTTGTCGGCCATGACGTACAGCAGCAGACCGATTGGCCCCATGTAAAGCGTGGTCAGAATGAAAGCCCAGCGCATGACCGTCGGTTCCGGGTTGTTCCTGAACTGATCGTAAGCGACGTACAACGCCGAGAGGATGCATAGCGCCAACCAGCCCAGCACGAACGGGTCAATCGGTTGAATGAAAGTCAGCATGACCGTCCTCAGATGGGCCGCAGCGCCTCGGACAGGCGGGTGAGGACTTCCTCGGCCCGCTCGTAACCGGGGCGCAGGTAAATCATGGCGAGATTCGTCCAGTCCTGAACGGCAGCCACCTCCAGGTCACCCTCGTGCAGTTTGAGGTGCGGGTACAGGCCGTACTCCACGTAACAGCCAAATTCATCCGCTACGTTTTCGAGCGCCTGGGTGTTGGCGTCGCTCCAGGTGAGCAGGTAAGGCAGGGCGAAGGCGGGTTTGCCGCAACTGCCGCCCATGCCGACCAGGGGGAGTCCGGCGACCTGTTGCTCTTCCTGGCGGAGTTTTGTTCTTTCAAGGAAGGCGTGACGGTTACGTCCCATGTCCTTGCTGGGGAGTTTCTGGGCGGCAATCCAGGGGCCGACGGTGAGTTTAGGCATAGTGATGTGCTCCTTTTTGATTCAAGCGTGTTGCAGTTGGGCTGGCGTGGCTTGCGGGACAGGGGTGACCGAAACGGGGGGCTTGAAGCCGCGCAGTCTCAGGGCATTACTCAGGACGAAGACGCTGGAGAAGCCCATAGCGGCAGCGGCAAGGACGGGACTGAGCAGCCAGCCGAAAGCGGGGTACAGCAGACCAGCGGCGACGGGGATCAGCAGGGCGTTGTAAGCGAAGGCCCAGAACAGGTTGAACTTGATGTTCTTCAGGGTGGCCCGGCTGAGCGCGAAAGCGTTTGGTACACCGCGCAGGTCACCACTCATCAGAATCACGTCGGCGGTCTCTACGGCCACGTCCGTTCCGGTGCCAATCGCCAAGCCCACATCGGCCTGCGCGAGCGCCGGGGCATCGTTGATGCCGTCTCCGACGAAGGCGACCTTGTGGCCTTTGGCCTGAAGCGCCTGCACAGCTTCACTCTTACCACTGGGCAACACTTCTGCCAGCACCTCGTCGATCCCGAGCTGACGAGCAATGGCGTTGGCCGTGCGCTGATTGTCGCCCGTAATCATCGCCACCTTCAGGCCCAGGCGGTGCAGGGCGTTCACAGCTTCCTGACTGCCTTCCTTGATGGGGTCAGCCACCGCGATGATGGCTGCAAGTTGCCCGTCGATGGCGGCGTACAGTGGGCTTTTGCCTTCATCACCGAGTTGCTGTGCTTGCGGCGCGAAGGCGTTCACGTCCAGCCCAAGTTTCGTCATGTAGCGGTCTGCACCCACCTGCACGCGCTGACCGTCCACCTGGGCTTCCAGACCGTATCCAGGCACGGCTTCAAAACTCTCGGGTTTCACCAGCGCCACGCCTTCGCGCTTGGCGGCGTCCACGATGGCCCGTGCGATGGGGTGCTCGCTCTGCTCTTCAGCCGCCGCCACCAGTTTCAGAACGGCATGGCGGTTGAATCCGGGGGCCGTTTCCAGGTCTGTCAGTTCGGGACGGCCCTTGGTGAGCGTCCCCGTCTTGTCCACGGCGACCACGCGAACATCCTGAAGCCCTTCCAGTGCGCTGCCCCCCTTGAACAGGACGCCCAGTTCAGCAGCTTTGCCTGTGCCGACCATGATGCTGGTGGGCGTGGCGAGGCCCATTGCGCACGGGCAGGCAATGATCAGCACCGCCACCGTCGTGACGAGCGCGAAGCTCAGCGCGGTCTGACCGCCAAAGATCATCCAGGCCAGGAAAGTCAGGGCAGCAATGACCAGCACGATAGGAACGAACACCGCAACGACCTTATCCGCGAGGCCCTGAATGGGGGGTTTGCTGCCTTGCGCGGTTTCGACCAGTTTGATGATCTGCGCCAGGGCCGTGTCAGCGCCGATCTTGGTGGCTTTAAAAGACAGCGCCCCGTTCTGGTTAATGGTGCCACCGACCACACCCGCCCCGGACTGCTTATTCACGGGAATGGGTTCGCCAGTAATCATGCTCTCATCCACGAAGGAATTGCCGCTGATGACTTCGCCGTCCACCGGAATCTTCTCGCCGGGGCGCACCAAGATTACGTCTCCGACCAGCACTTCATCGGTGGGCAATTCAAGTTCCTGCCCATTTCGCACCACGCGGGCGGTCTTGGCCTGAAGGCTCAGCAGTTTCTTCATGGCTTCACTGCTGCGGCCCTTGGCGATGGCCTCGAAGTATTTACCCAGCAGGATCAGCGTGATGACGACGCCCGACGCCTCGTAGTATACGTGCGCCGTCCCTTCCGGGAAGATGCCGGGGGCGACGGTAGCCACCAGCGAGTACAGGAACGCCGCTGTCGTGCCAATCATGACCAGGGCATTCATGTCCGGGGATTTACTCTTCAGGCTCTTCCAACCAAGCCTGTAGAAACGCCTTCCGGGGCCGAACTGAATGGGGATCGCCAACGCCAGCATCACCCAGTTCAACGTTCCCATCACACTGTGGCCGAAGGTAGTCATCAGCCAGTCCTCGACGGCTGGAATAAGCATCGGGGCCATCGCAATGATCATGAGTGGAATGGCGAACAGCGCACTGAACTGAACCTGTCGGCGCAAGTGGTTGACTTCTTGCGCTCTCACTTCACGTTCCTGCTCCTCGCGGCTCAGACCAGCCTGTTCTTCCAATACCTCGTAGCCTGCTTCGCGGATGGCGGCCTTCAGTTGTCCAGTGCTGACGCCAGGCAGGAAGGACACGCTGGCGCGTTCGGTGGCAAGGTTTACGCTCGCATCCAGCACACCGTCCACCTTCTTCAGGGCGCGTTCAACGCGACCCACGCAACTCGCGCAAGTCATCCCCTGTACGCCGAGTTCCAGTTGACTGACCAGGGGTTCATACCCGACTTCTTTCACCTTGTCCATCAGTACCTGCGGGGTGGTGACCGTTGGGTCGTAGGTGACAGTGGCGCGTTCGGTAGCGAGATTGACGCTGGCCGCTTCGACCCCCGGTACTTTCGAGAGGCCGCGCTCGACCCTTCCCACGCAACTGGCGCAGGTCATGCCCTGCACACCAAGTTCAATGGTTGTACTCATGTCTTCCTCCTATCCCCCCAGGGGGGTCGAAAACGAGGCCAGCATAGACCCGGCAGGGGGGATAGTCAAGACAAGACCAAAAACATGCCTTCATATTGGAGTTTTTTGTCATGACTATTGACTCCCCCCTAGGGGGGATATAAGATTAGGCCAGGAGGAGATCATGACCAAGACTGAATTGAACATCACCGGTATGACCTGCGATCACTGCAAGCTGGGCGTCACCAACGCGCTTAAGAGCGTTCCAGGCGTCACCGACGCCCAGGTAGACTTGAAGAGCGGTAAAGCCGTTGTAGAAGGCGAAGTCGAAGCCCAACAACTGCTCAACGCCGTCGCGGAAGAAGGCTACAGCGCACAGGTAGCAAACCAGTAATGGCAAAGGAGACGACGGCTGCCCCACCAGATTCGACCCCCCACCAGGGGGAGAGCTGTCACACCGGAAATCAATTGTGCATGCCGGAGGACAGTCGCAAACGCGCTGCGCGTCGTCTCGCTATTGCCCGAGGACACCTGGAAAGCATTCGTCTCTCCCTGGAAAAAGATGACGTGTACTGCGTGGATGTCCTCCGGCAGATCAAAGCGGTACAGGGCGCACTGGACGGTGCAGCGACTGTGATTCTGCGCGGACATCTGGAAGCACACGTTGCCACCGCTGCAACCCGTGGAGACGAAAAAGAACGAGTCGATGAACTGATGGAAGTTCTGAAATACGTCTGAAGCTACTCCAGGCAAGCTATGCGAGGGACGGACTTGGGTTCGTCCCCTTTTCATACGAGGTCACCATGCCGAAAGTTATTCTTTACGCCACGCCCACCTGCCCAGACTGCCACGCATTACGCCTATGGTTTAACCGAAAAGGGATTGAGTTCGAGGAACGAAACCTCACCATTCCTGCTGTGGCAGACGAAGCCAAGGCCCGTTACGGCGTGCGCGTCGCACCGATTACTGTCGTAGGGGATCAGTTCTTCTATGGCACCTTCGAGCAGCAACGGCCCAAACTGGAAGCCATCCTCGGCTGAATCTATCCAAATCAGGAAGAAAAAGTCTCGCCCAACGCTGAAGGGCCGCCTTTTCCGCCCAGGACACCCATCCATGCAAGGTCTGCCGTCTCCAGCTCTGGCACGAAACAGAAACTTAACATGAACCAATTACGGTGGAGTGGTGAAACTAAAAAAGACCACCCGACTTACTGTAACTACCGTCCTACTCGCCTTTTCGCTGGCACAAGCCCAGGGCATGGATCACAGCAACATGCACATGTCGCAAATGCCAGCTATGGACATGACCAGCCTCAAGCAACTCAAGGGCAAAGCCTTTGACCGGGCTTTCCTGAGCGCCATGATCCCGCACCACCAGGCCGCCGTGGACATGGCGAAAGCCGTCTTACCCGTCAGCAAGGACGCCACCGTGAAAGCCTGGGCGAACGCCGTGATCAAGGATCAGAACAGGGAAATCAACCAGATGAACACCTGGCTGAAAACCTACGGCGGCACGGACACCAACATGGCGAAGATGATGGCAGGCAGCATGCAGGGCATGGCGAGCATGGTGAAGTCCTCTAAAACCCCGGATGTGGCTTTCGTGCAGGGGATGATTCCGCACCATGCCTCGGCGGTGGACATGGCGAACCTGGCCTTGCAGCAGGGGGCAAGTGCAAATGTGCTGAAAATCGCCCGTGACATCGTGAAGGCCCAGGCTCAGGAAATGTACGATTACCGCCTGTGGCTGAGCAAACGCGGCCTGTAAAAAACAGCAACCTGACCCCTGGCGACAAAACAACCTCACCAGGGGTCAGGTCTTCACGGCCTGCCTACATTTCCGGGACGCCAATTTTCTTCAGTCCTTCATTCAGCCGCTCGCGGGTCAGCCCACCCTTATCGACGTGCCTGATGATGCCCTGGGCATCGATAAAGAAAGTCTCCGGCACGCCAGCCACGCCGTAGTCGATGGCCGTGGCGAGTTTCGGGTCACGCAACGTCGGGTACTTCAGGTTGAACTCCTGAATGAAGTTGCGGGCGGCCTTGTCCCTGTCCTGAAAGAGAATGCCCAGCAGCACCGGATTCCCCCTGGTTGGACGGTCATTCAGTTCACGCAGCAGCGGCGCTTCCTGACGGCAGGGGACGCACCAGGAAGCCCAGAAGTTCACGACGACAGGCTGGCCTTTCAGGCTAGCGAGCGTGACCGTCTGTTCGTCCAGTGAGATCAGGCTGAATTCCGGGGCTGGTTTGTCCAGCAGCACGCTTCCCAGACGGGCATCTGGCGAAGGTCTCATCAGGCCGTAGGCCAGCAGGGCCACCAACAGCGCGGCCAGCAGTGGTGGCAGGAACCGCGCAGCACTCAGGCGGGGCTTCGCCTTCTGATTGAGGTTCGTTTCGGTCATGGTTTCCCTCCTGGGTTCTCCGGCACGATGACGTAAGCGAGGCCGCCCGCGTGGGCCTGCCACAGGCGCTCGAAGACTGCACGGGGATACGTGCGTTTCACGCTGGCTATGTTCGGCGCGGCGGGATCATTCACGTACACGTTCCCGGCGCTGTCGGTTCCGGTCAGCACCAGCACGTGTCCGTTCGACCAGCTCAGCGGCGCACCGGGCAGTTCACCAGCCTTGAAGCGGATCGTCACCGCCAGCGGAATGCTGCGTTGCAGATACGCTTCGGCGTCCCGCAGGCTTCCCAGGCGGGTCACGAATGCCTGAAACCCCTGAGTAGCTGCGTAAGCCGTGTTGAAGGGCCAGTTTCCAAAGCCGTCATAGGTCTGGTCGTAGGTGGCCTGCGCGACCTCGGGCACCCTGGGGCGCAGCCCCCAGTAAGCCAGCAGCATGCTGACGGAAGTGGGGCTGCACCACACCTCGCCCCCACCTGGGTAGATCATCTGGGAGTAGCTGGGAACATTGAGCAACCTCTCCAGTGGGAGCGGCCTGCCTCCCGCCTGCTGGAAGCGCAGCGACGTATCCGAAGTGTTGAAGGACAGCAGTTTCATCTGCTGGTTCGCTGCCGCCTGATAGCGGAATTGAAAGGCGCTGGCCCGGTAAGGGAGTTTCAAGGTGTCGGTGTCCACCCAGCCGCCTGCCGCCGGGCGGCGCGGCGCACTGCGGCGACCCGTGGCCGCCTGCCAGGAACCGAAACTGAAGTAACGGCTCCACTGCCCGTCCGGCTGGCGCACCCGAACTTCCAGTGTAAAGGGGCGGTTCTCCCCACCCAGGACATTCCAGCTCGGCACCAGTTCATTGAAGGGCGCAACGTTGACCTCTGGCGACGTGGTTGGCCCCGGCTGAGGGACAGGAAGCGCTTGCCAGGTATGCGGCACGCTGGTCTGCACGCTTTTCAGCAGGGTCGTGGGTTGCCCGAAGGACGTTTGCTGGGCATAAGGCGCGGCGGCGGCGGTACTGAAAGCCAGCAGGGCCACAGGGAGCAGAAGTCTGAGCATCAGCTTCACGCTAGTTGGCGTGTATTCAGCTTCTGTAAAGCCAGGAGAAAGCCCCCGCAGGAACAGGGGCTTTCAGGTACGCAGGGCGGAGTGTTATTCCACGACAATCGCCATCGTCAATCCACCACCTCCCGCGACTTCTTCATTGTTGTTGGTGATGTGGTGGGGAATGTGGCAGTGGATTAGCCAGGTTCCCTTCTGGGTGGCCTTCCAGAGCACGTCGTAACGCTGCCCAGGGCCGACATTGATGGTGTCCGCCTTGTAACGCGCCGCCTGGGAAAGGGTTTCTCCGTCGATGGCGGCCACCGTGAACGGCCCGCCGTGAATGTGCATGGGGTGGATGAAGTTGTTGTTCGAACCGATGAAGCGCAGCCGCACCGTCTGTCCGACTTTCATCCTGATGGTTTCGGTGGACGGGTACGCCTTACCGTTGATGGTAAAGAGGTTCGGGAAGAGTCCTTCCATCGGCATGGCCGGGAAGGTGTAGCCCTGAGCCACTTTCCATTCCTGAAGTTGCAGGGTGTACTCCTTGTCAGCTTTCAGGGTCGGGTTGCTTCGGATCGACGATCAGTGCGCCGTACAGTCCCAGCCCCTGCTGCCGATCCACGGCCTCGTGCGAGTGGTAGAAGAACGTGCCCGCCTGGTTCACGGTGAACTCGTAGGTGAATGAACCACCGGGGGGAATGGGCTTCTGGGTCACGTCGGCTGAGCCGTCCATCTTGTTCGGGACACTCAGGCCGTGCCAGTGAATACTTGTGGGGTCAGGCAGGCTGTTCCTCACGATGAAACGCACCCTGTCGCCCTGAGTGATGCGAATGCGCGGCCCCGGCACCTGCTTATTGACAGCGTAGGCAGACACCTGCACGTTAGGCAGGATGTTCCATTTGATCAGCGAGGTTTCAAGGTTGAAGACCTTCACGCCGTTCACCAGTTTGGATTGCAGGGACTGATCACCTCTGGCGGTGGCTGGAGCGGTGTACGTAACTTTGCTGAGGTCAACGGCGGCCATGTCCTGCATGGCTTCCATGCTCTGATCCGGGGTCATGATCATGCCAGGGGGCATGACCAGATTCCCCATGCGCGTGACCGTGCTGAGCGGTGATTCCGGTAGGGCGCTGATCTCTGGAATAGCATTCTGAGGAGACGCGCCCATGTTCATGCCAGGCATAGAATGATTCATTTCTGACATGCTCTGCGAGTTGGCTGGTGGAGCATTCCACACGGCGATAAACATGCCTACGGTTACACCAGTGACGAGGAGCGCACCAAAAAGCGTTGATCCTTTCATTTCTGTCCCCCTTGGAGGCGGTTCGTTCGTTGAAGAAGATTGAATCCACTGGACTGCCATGCATTCATGCCGCCCGTTAGTTCCCTGACGTTGATGTAACCCGCTTTCAGCAGGGTCTGTAGGGCGATCTCACTCATCCGGCCAGAGCGGCAGTACACGACGATCTGGGCCGCCTTACTGGTCGGCAGCTTGGGGTTTCCGACCATCTGATCGAAGGGAATGAGCAGATCAGTTCCGGGAATCTCGCCCTCATACGGAACATGAACGTTGATGAGCACAAAATTCTTCCTGCTCAGTTGAGTGTTTAGCACTTTGGGCAATATCTGACGGTTGATACCAGTAGATTTGGATGCACTGGTCACAGGCTGAGCGAACACGGGAGAGGCGAGGAGGGCGGTCAGCAGGGCGATTCTGGCGTTCATGCCTAGAGCCTGCGCCGACCATATTCAGCTTGTGTAAAGGTTTTGCACTCTGTAACGGCATTCAGCTAGCCTTCATAGAATCAGTCACTTTACAGAAGCTGAACAATTCGCGGTCTAAGGTGTAGGCAGTCCATTCCCACCCCTGCGAATCCGGCCCGGACAGCCGGGTTCCTCAAGCTCAAGGAGAGACCCATGAACACCATTTCTGCCATGCTCAGCACCCACCCGAAACCCGGTAAGTTCGATTCCGGCAGTCTGGCCGAATGCATCAGTGCCTGTCTGGAGTGCACTGGTTGCTGCACCATCTGCGCCGACGCCTGCCTGAATGAAACGGAACACCTGGCCCACCTGACGAAGTGCATCACGCTGAACGGCCAGTGCGCGGACGTGTGCGCCGCCACAGCAGGCGTCCTGAGCCGCGTGGGGCAGGGTGACGAAGCGGTGATTCGCGCCCAGTTGCAGGCGTGCGTGGCCGCGTGTCAGGCGTGCGCCCAGGAATGCGAGTCTCACGCCAAGATGGGCATGAAGCACTGCGAAATATGTGCTGAATGCTGCCGCCGCTGTGAAGCCGCCTGCCAGAAACTCCTGGCCTGAGTGCCGCTTTACACACGCTGAACATCAACGTCTTAGCGTCATGGTCATGAATAAAGTGACCGTGACGCTTCTCTTTACGCTGGCCTCCCTGTCTGCTGCCCAAACAGCGGCTCCTAGTCCCGTGCAATTCAGTGGCCTGCCCCCAACTTGTTAAGGCGAACCAATGGCACAATGCAGGCGGCTTGCAGAGTTTCGTGTCCCCTGAAGCCGTCGTGTTCAAGTTTCCCGGCAGCAACCAGAAAGCCGTGGCACTCCCTGCCAGACAGAGGTTCGTTGTCATCGCGCTCAACGCACTTCATGTCCAGGTGCCAGAGCGGACTGTTCAAGACCTCCGTCAGCGTAGCGTGCTGGTGAAAATCCAAGCAGGAAAAACAGTC carries:
- a CDS encoding glutaredoxin family protein; this encodes MPKVILYATPTCPDCHALRLWFNRKGIEFEERNLTIPAVADEAKARYGVRVAPITVVGDQFFYGTFEQQRPKLEAILG
- a CDS encoding heavy metal translocating P-type ATPase, which codes for MSTTIELGVQGMTCASCVGRVERGLSKVPGVEAASVNLATERATVTYDPTVTTPQVLMDKVKEVGYEPLVSQLELGVQGMTCASCVGRVERALKKVDGVLDASVNLATERASVSFLPGVSTGQLKAAIREAGYEVLEEQAGLSREEQEREVRAQEVNHLRRQVQFSALFAIPLMIIAMAPMLIPAVEDWLMTTFGHSVMGTLNWVMLALAIPIQFGPGRRFYRLGWKSLKSKSPDMNALVMIGTTAAFLYSLVATVAPGIFPEGTAHVYYEASGVVITLILLGKYFEAIAKGRSSEAMKKLLSLQAKTARVVRNGQELELPTDEVLVGDVILVRPGEKIPVDGEVISGNSFVDESMITGEPIPVNKQSGAGVVGGTINQNGALSFKATKIGADTALAQIIKLVETAQGSKPPIQGLADKVVAVFVPIVLVIAALTFLAWMIFGGQTALSFALVTTVAVLIIACPCAMGLATPTSIMVGTGKAAELGVLFKGGSALEGLQDVRVVAVDKTGTLTKGRPELTDLETAPGFNRHAVLKLVAAAEEQSEHPIARAIVDAAKREGVALVKPESFEAVPGYGLEAQVDGQRVQVGADRYMTKLGLDVNAFAPQAQQLGDEGKSPLYAAIDGQLAAIIAVADPIKEGSQEAVNALHRLGLKVAMITGDNQRTANAIARQLGIDEVLAEVLPSGKSEAVQALQAKGHKVAFVGDGINDAPALAQADVGLAIGTGTDVAVETADVILMSGDLRGVPNAFALSRATLKNIKFNLFWAFAYNALLIPVAAGLLYPAFGWLLSPVLAAAAMGFSSVFVLSNALRLRGFKPPVSVTPVPQATPAQLQHA
- a CDS encoding DUF305 domain-containing protein, translated to MVKLKKTTRLTVTTVLLAFSLAQAQGMDHSNMHMSQMPAMDMTSLKQLKGKAFDRAFLSAMIPHHQAAVDMAKAVLPVSKDATVKAWANAVIKDQNREINQMNTWLKTYGGTDTNMAKMMAGSMQGMASMVKSSKTPDVAFVQGMIPHHASAVDMANLALQQGASANVLKIARDIVKAQAQEMYDYRLWLSKRGL
- a CDS encoding multicopper oxidase domain-containing protein, whose protein sequence is MAQGYTFPAMPMEGLFPNLFTINGKAYPSTETIRMKVGQTVRLRFIGSNNNFIHPMHIHGGPFTVAAIDGETLSQAARYKADTINVGPGQRYDVLWKATQKGTWLIHCHIPHHITNNNEEVAGGGGLTMAIVVE
- a CDS encoding rhodanese-like domain-containing protein, producing MNARIALLTALLASPVFAQPVTSASKSTGINRQILPKVLNTQLSRKNFVLINVHVPYEGEIPGTDLLIPFDQMVGNPKLPTSKAAQIVVYCRSGRMSEIALQTLLKAGYINVRELTGGMNAWQSSGFNLLQRTNRLQGGQK
- a CDS encoding TlpA family protein disulfide reductase yields the protein MTETNLNQKAKPRLSAARFLPPLLAALLVALLAYGLMRPSPDARLGSVLLDKPAPEFSLISLDEQTVTLASLKGQPVVVNFWASWCVPCRQEAPLLRELNDRPTRGNPVLLGILFQDRDKAARNFIQEFNLKYPTLRDPKLATAIDYGVAGVPETFFIDAQGIIRHVDKGGLTRERLNEGLKKIGVPEM
- a CDS encoding peptidase C39 family protein produces the protein MLRLLLPVALLAFSTAAAAPYAQQTSFGQPTTLLKSVQTSVPHTWQALPVPQPGPTTSPEVNVAPFNELVPSWNVLGGENRPFTLEVRVRQPDGQWSRYFSFGSWQAATGRRSAPRRPAAGGWVDTDTLKLPYRASAFQFRYQAAANQQMKLLSFNTSDTSLRFQQAGGRPLPLERLLNVPSYSQMIYPGGGEVWCSPTSVSMLLAYWGLRPRVPEVAQATYDQTYDGFGNWPFNTAYAATQGFQAFVTRLGSLRDAEAYLQRSIPLAVTIRFKAGELPGAPLSWSNGHVLVLTGTDSAGNVYVNDPAAPNIASVKRTYPRAVFERLWQAHAGGLAYVIVPENPGGKP
- a CDS encoding multicopper oxidase domain-containing protein; its protein translation is MPGMNMGASPQNAIPEISALPESPLSTVTRMGNLVMPPGMIMTPDQSMEAMQDMAAVDLSKVTYTAPATARGDQSLQSKLVNGVKVFNLETSLIKWNILPNVQVSAYAVNKQVPGPRIRITQGDRVRFIVRNSLPDPTSIHWHGLSVPNKMDGSADVTQKPIPPGGSFTYEFTVNQAGTFFYHSHEAVDRQQGLGLYGALIVDPKQPDPES
- a CDS encoding CopZ family metallochaperone; this translates as MTKTELNITGMTCDHCKLGVTNALKSVPGVTDAQVDLKSGKAVVEGEVEAQQLLNAVAEEGYSAQVANQ
- a CDS encoding DUF4396 domain-containing protein encodes the protein MLTFIQPIDPFVLGWLALCILSALYVAYDQFRNNPEPTVMRWAFILTTLYMGPIGLLLYVMADKEPKPGTHEQFTRPLWKQGVGSTMHCVAGDATGIILAALIVISLGLPMKWDLVVEYLAGFMVGLFVFQALFMKSSMGGSYWENVKRSFLPELISMNFMMAGMAPVMVFLMMGRDMRAMQPTEPLFWAVMSLGVIAGFALAYPVNVWMVSRNMKHGLMTERPSGSRFDVPSQPLEPQNVNHLNRSQGKVVQAPQGHEAAGSASHAGHHMPEQDHAQMNHAEHAAHVQVTQAHAHMGHGTPPEQATASSPDHAAMGHEGHQMQPNVTRPQLLSVGLISGLLLLLGMTWPATKVNVNIAAHEVGSAIMPPGMIMTPDTPADAMKDMSAVDPRLFRFRAAVTQQGDQTLEPAVQGGVKRFNLTVSAGQWSILKDKTVGSYAINGQVPGPRLELEQGDQVEIVVKNDLPESTTLHWHGLILDNEMDGPAHITQKPIEPGGSYTYRFTAVQAGTYFYHSHDKADRQQGLGVYGALIIRPTSDPVKIARVRGLILPDDDATAIESPAANRADLEYVIQLQEWLSRDGLTYPAMNMEGGLPNYFTINGKAYPDTQTIRMRVGQTVKVRFIGSNNNFVHPMHIHGGPFNVVARDGETLPAAQQFLADTVNVGPGQRYDVIWRARKPGTWLIHCHIPHHTTNNNTEQEGGGGLMMKIVVEG
- a CDS encoding metal-sensitive transcriptional regulator, which gives rise to MAKETTAAPPDSTPHQGESCHTGNQLCMPEDSRKRAARRLAIARGHLESIRLSLEKDDVYCVDVLRQIKAVQGALDGAATVILRGHLEAHVATAATRGDEKERVDELMEVLKYV